A window of Podarcis muralis chromosome 10, rPodMur119.hap1.1, whole genome shotgun sequence genomic DNA:
gcccagcttcagctggggagggcgggatataaataaaattattattattattattattattattattattattattattattattatataccttaacactcctccttccacaaggtttatttaacttttaacattttaattgccccagatTGTTCAAACCCACCCAAATAATtaaatatcttctcaaaccaatcctcctctttctcactgaccttaagccCTTTCACTCTATGTATCTTCACaggtattctaaaattataatattactcacttttttcctccattggttcacccctagctcttctgcatttttccaattacttgctataacctgtctggctgcaattGCCATCAgttttacccatttacattcctcttttgtttttaactcgaggagcaggatataaatgcaactgtGAAAGATATCTGCCAGTGTAAATTGAGAACTATAACGTAGGCATCCTCCCTTTTCATGCATTCTGATCCATTCAGTTTGTGGCAGTGCAGCAGGAAACCAACTCAAAAGGCTGCATTCGGAAACTCTTGCTTTTCTGCTTGCAACCTCCTAGTGAGCTTTATGGCAAAACAGGCATTTGAACCTCATCCATAGTCAACTTTATGCAAGACCCACAAATTAATGGGCAAGAATATGGTTGGGAGTGAGCAGAAGGTACTCTCTTATTTCATGGCAGTGCAGCCTCCACTGAAGGCTTTTTGTGTCGCCTGTCCTGAGGCTGTGGGATCGGCTTGAAATTGAAATAAAAGCTCTAACTTAGATGCCAGTgtcttctttttgtgtgtgtgcaggaatACGTGAATGTGCTTATGCCAAGTCAGGCTGATCGTTCCTCTCACCCAAATGCTGtcaactctggctggcagcaaagGACCTTGTGGGGGGAGGTCCTTTTCAGCTCTGGTGCCATCTAGGGTCCTTTTAAAGGGAGATACCtgagctaaaccacagagcctaggacttgcctatcagaaggttgacggttcaaatccccgtgatggggtgagctcctgttgctcggtccctgctcctgccaacctagcagttcgaaagcacgtcaaagtgctagtagataaataggtactgctccggcaggaaggtaaacggtgtttctgtgcactgctctggttcgccagaagtggcttagtcatgctggccacatgacccggaagctgtacgccggctccctcagccaataaagcgagatgagcaccgcaaccccagagtcggccacgactggacctaatggtccttacCTGAGCTCAAGCCTAGGATGCTCTGCAAGGGAAGCATGCCCTCTGCTACTGAATAACATCTTCCTCTTGACTTCTTCTTCAGGCATATTACTGACGCCACATTGTCCATACTGAAAGGAGAGACTATTCCACTTGACGTTTTGCAGATTAAGGTAGCCATCTTTTTTCTTAGGTCCTCCTCTTTCTGGGAGGGATATTTTTCTTCATCTGTCTTTTGCCATGTGCTTTTCTggccccattatgtttttaaagAGCATGCAACAATATAAAATCATTCCTTAAAGAACAGCGCACCTAGTGCAGGGCAGGGACTTGAACCCGTGGCCCTGACATTGAGAGCCTtatgctctatcaactgagctatgcaTGAAGgcatctgggaagaagaagagggggattTGCTCCTATAATGTTTTTAAGCCTTTCtattttttatgttcttaattgtttttaaatgtgtgaaattcgttttgtttttaattgcactgTTTTTACCGCTTTGTTGTTTCCTGCCCTGGGCTTCCTTGAGAGCAATGGAGGGATTGAAATTCAGCAgattaatcatcaccatcatcttgtGAAGATTTCCCTTTCATTTAAATGATAACTACTCGTCATTCTTGCTTTGGTCTTCTGATAGCCACAAAATTAAATGACTCATGGCTAAAATAACATTGCAGACAAGCACTCTACACTGAGGAATTAATTTGCAATTCCTTTCTTTTATGTGTTGCCGGAATATAGTGGTTGGTATTTTTGTTTTCGGACCACTGATCCATTGTTGGCAAGATCACCACAGATTACTGCAATTTATAACGTTTGACTTTTGTTAgtgattgtttttgttttcctttatagGGGAACAAAGACCAGCCCGTCTTTGCTGTAACTGGTTTAAGATGGGGGTCTTACAGAGATGCGGGAGCAAAAGTCAGCAAGTATGTTGACCActattgctttgttttctcttTGCCCCTATGTTGTACTTCTAGACAGTTTCTCCAATCTTGTACTTCTAGACAGTTTCTCCACTATCTCCAACAATATGCAAGCAAGGAGCCCACTGGGACCAGATCAGGCTGTGAAGTGTTAAGACAGCTGCTGATTGCCTCTGAATCCCTGGaccaggttccagagaaagacaTGGGATGCCTCTAAACTGTCACTATTTTTCGCAACAGATTGAAGCACATACCAGAAATTTAcgtttgtgcaattaaaatggattaaagtGCTTTGTGCAATCAATCCacatttctgtttaaaaaaaccagaccGTTTGCAgtgaggaaagtgacagggaaagtgtgggatgaacagaCGACTAACAGGAAGATGAGGAAATATCCCACAAGCAAATGGGGATGAATGCTCAGTTTTGTAGAACAAATCGGAACAAGTGCTGAATAAATACCAGACATAGTCTGACCTCTTTGCATAAGCAAAACAGGATGAACGCTCAAGAAACAGGTCATCTAGAGAAGCCCACTGAGTACATTAGCACACATCCAGGTGCCAACTACACTTTGCTGCTCATTGCTTGGGTATCTAATGTTCAAAGATTAGATTGTAAGAAACAGCTTCAGTAGATACTGCATTGGAAAAGAGGACTGCTATCCCCGTGCCCccagttttattttgcttttttggttCATTTTATTCTCTTCTAGGTACTGGTATCTTGGGCCTCTGAAAATCAAAGCAGCCCACTTCTTTAATACATTGAAGGTAAAGGCATTTCCATATGGGTCACACAAGGCTATCACAGTGGGAAGATCTGTGATGCACACAGTGGTGGATCACATTTTTGAGTGCATGAAGTCCCCAGGTTTAGTCCAAAACAAAAGAATTTGCTGGAGAGTCACACCCAGACAGCTGTGAGCTAGAGGGTCTGACACTGTGTGACGCAACTTCGTGTGATCTTACTGTATGTGGCATATAATGTAGTTTGGAGTGCTTACATGTCATATTTAAGGCAGTGTTGACTTTTTTTTAACGTAGCTCAAAACCGACCAAGCTTTGGTTATTCATATTTTGCCAGAAAAGGGTGGCAGAGAcaattggctttttaaaagtcTACTAGTGGAATGCAGCTGAAATAATACTGCAATGCTAGAAATTACTAGGGAATATTAACTGCATTATGGAAGGGTAAACAGCCTCTCATGCAGCTGAGGTTGCTCGGCTGCCTTCCTCTAGTGCAGTCCTTTCTCATGGTTTTTGTTATGCTAATGATTCACCCTGAGATTTATTCAATTGACGTAAGTGGTGCCTATAAATAGAGCCCACAGGACTGTTGATAATCTGCCTCTTACATTCAGCCTACCTTCTGTCGCAAAATGAGCAGAAAGGTTAATTGCTCTAGTTCTCAGGTACTGAAGGATTTGACATACATTAAAGTAGCTGCATTTCCCCCTGTCCACACCCTTTTCTTGATTCCTTAGCAGATAATAAACATATAACTCTCCTGGGAAATGCCCTGACACATCATAACATATGTACTGTCTGAGTTTGCACGtaatactaaaccatggtttagtggtaTGTGGGCAAGCTGCAGTGAGCCCAAACAAAAGCGTCAGtctcacctctcccccccccacctttctgaGTGATTTGTTTTATATAAACCAGGAATTCTGTTTTTGAACAAACTCTGTTCAAATGAAACAGAGTTGATTTGAACTCTTGAACAAATTAAATAAAGCAGCTTCATAACAATGGTTTGGCTTGTTTTGAACCTTTCCAGGATTCCTGGTTGGTTCAGCAGGACAAGCCAGGGTTTATTCAACATGATGTTAATCTCTTCAGAaggcctccttctcctgactACATGGGAGGGAAGAGTGCAACAGTTCACTCTGTCTTGCTGCAGCTCATCCACATAacgttaaaccacagtttagtgtgacAGTCGAGTGCAGCCTTTGCAAGACACAATTTAGATCAGCTAGACCAGAATTTCTTCTCTGTGGCAGGACAGTAACCTGCTTTGGGGGAAGTAGAGTTCTTTcctcacacacactttccccagcCACCCCGTCCCCCTCAACTGACAGAAACACTTGTTCACCTCATCACAGGGAAATGGGCTAGTAGAATGGCTGGAGGAGAAAGCAGCAGGTGGGTTAAGCAGCCCCTAGATTGCCTCTTCTGCCTTGTGGCTGTTTGGTGGCAACCATAACTCCAAGTCTGCCTGCTGCTGAATGAATGGTCGGTCTAGCTCTCGCATACCCCTGTAGAAATGGttattttgctttttctttctggAAATTCCAAGGAGTGGCCTCAGAAGCATCTAGCTTCCCTTTCCTATTTGGACCCAACTCCAAGGCCTCCTGAGGAGCCGGAGCAGAAGACCCCTAGACCTCCTTTATACATCAGGCTTTACAAGAGACTGGCGCATTATTGGACACCTGTCCCCAAAGGTAAGCGGTCAGTCATTCTctctcagatagatagatatattaaAGCTGTTCATTAGAAGAATCCATTTCCCCCACTGTGGCCCTGCAGCAGGACCTTGAGAGATCTGTCACCTTTTCCAATTAAGCCAGCGAGTTGCTTTCTTTTTGTTGTGTGAACTTTgaacttctttcttccttttctgtggctgctgttCCTTTGAGCCGCCGGCATTAAATATAGATGGAACAAGGCCTTGTGAAGTAACAAGAAATAGAAGGATCTGggcctctgctgatcttaatacAACAGCGCTTATCTAACTTTCTGTTTAATGGTGTCTTTCCTCTCGGACTTCAGAAATCCCCAAGGAGGTGACCCCGGAGGCCTGGAGAGAAATGCAGCTGTCCGCTATTGAATTCTCTGTCACTACTCAGAACAGACATCTTGACTTGAAAGTAAGagtagagaaataaataaaaaaatgctaaGCTTTCCTTCATCTTCACAAAAGTAGTTGCTTTGTAACTTGAGGGGATAACAGCCTGCTTAGGCCTAATACATCGGGTCTGAATTCAAAATGGTGGCAACCTGagatgtgtgtgtctgttttgctGTGCCTCTTTCTAAGTCCCACACCCTGTGGGCCGTGTGTGCGCTTCTTATAATGGGCcatgccaaaaagagagagagtactTCATGAGTACCTGTGCCCATTCTGCACATAAAATGTGTGTGTCATTTCCTGTGCAGTAAGTCCATTGGAGCATGGAATGTTTAGTGCAGAATTCCATTTCTTGAGATTCTCTGCTTTTAAGGAGGCATAAACCACCTagaccttaggtaaaggtaaaggtacccctgcccgtacgggccagtcttgccagactctagggttgtgcgcccatctcactctataggccgggaaccagcgctgtccacagacacttccgggtcacgtggccagcgtgacaagctgcatctggcgagacagcgcagcacacggaacgccgtttaccttcccgctagtaagcggtccctatttatctacttgcacccgggggtgctttcgaactgctaggttggcaggcactgggaccgaacgacgggagcgcaccccaccgcggggattcgaactgccgaccatgcaatcagcaagtcctaggcgctgaggttttacccacagcgccacctgtgtggaCAAAGCCTGCTGCTCTGCTCTGAAGCCAAAGGAGGTAACAATTTCTCATGATCAGGAAGCTAGCTGGGCTCCAGGGCCCCACGCAGTTCTTATCTTTTCTTCATGACTAACAGAAGTAGAATAAATTTTGCAAGGCTGGTACATAATTATGCAAGTTGAGGCGCACCATTCAAGGGTGTTTGCTTTGCATAGTTTACGCAAGCTTTTCAGTTTTTGActtgtatttatttgtatgttcAGAACCGCCCTTATAGGACTTTAGCACAGAACACAAGCCTGAAAGCAAGAGACCTAAGGATTATTGTCTTCCCTGTACCATTCTTTCACTGGAAGCAAAAACTAGGATGCCTTGTGCTGAATAACAGCAAGTACCTAGGAGCTAAATTGAACATCCCTCCACAGATTGAAGGACAATTACTGATATGCCCAGTTTTTAAGTGAAATGCCAGCTAGGCGGTATGTGTGCAGTAGATCAAAGGAGCGAGGATGCAGCTAGCTGGGCTGCTAAGAGACTCTTCTGGGCTCAGAGCACTGCTTTTTTATTTAGGACGTTGTGGTTGGGTGCAGTTCCTGCGTGCATTCTGAGCTCTAGGCACTCAGCTATAGGTTTACCTGTACCAccctacctaaaggtaaaggtacccctgcctgaatgggccagtcttgacagactctagggttgtgcgcccatctcactcaagaggccgggggccagcgctgtccggagacacttccgggtcacgtggccagcgtgacaaagctgcatctggcaagccagagccgcacacggaaacgccgtttaccttcccgctataaagcggtccctatttatctacttgcacccgggggtgctttcgaactgctaggttggcaggcgctgggaccgaacaacgggagcgcaccccggcgcggggattcgaaccgctgacctttcgattggcaagccctaggcgctgaggcttttacccacagcgccacccgcgtccctcaccacCCTACCTACCAGCCTGCTTACAAGGCCACCACAATAAGTTCAGAACCTGAACTTGCCAACCTGAGAATCCTTAGCTTCAAGGATGATTGAAAGATGTAAGAAGATGTCATTCTGTGTGCTATTTCTCTAAGATGTAAAACAGGAGGTTGGAGGTTAATTTTTATTCCTTCTACAAAGAACACTCTGCTTCAACTGCAGACGTGAGTTCGTTGCCCTGGGACTGCAAGACTGtatatgtctactcaggagtaagctctacttagttcagtgggacttgcactCAGGTAAGTGAGTAGGAGATtgcagctgtgtgtgtgagagagagaatatgagaaTATGTTAATATGCATTCTGTCTAGTTTTTGACCTGACAGTGCCCTTCTATGGCTCACACAGGTAACTCTTTGCTTTGAATTCTCCTGGCTCCTAAATACTATTTCCCCCCCAGAGAATGGGAGAAGCTACTGAATTCATTCAGAGGCAGATGTTGGGGCTTACATGAGATGCTGTGGCTGTTAGTATTAATGCATCcatttctgaacattttttttagcGCACAGAAGACTTCATGAATATTTGCATTGAACCAGATTCAATCAGTAAAGGAGAATACATTAAAAGAGGGTGAGTCCTAGAGAACCTGTAATATGCCTTATTGCTATCATAAAATATATTTATCAATGTGCTTTTGGGGCTAGTTGGTAGTTTGTATAGTAAGGTGCATTAAGGGCAAAACTGGAGAGAATGGACTTAAAATCTAGAGCGGAGACAAAACTAATTGGTGCCCCTGGCATAAATAAACCCTTCTAATGATCCCAGCTGTGTGTCAGCTTCCGTCAGCAAGGGCACCGAAGGAATAGTTCTTGGTGGCAAATCACAGTCTCTAATTTATAGTTTCCATGACCACTACAAGGCTGCAGATCATTTCCCTGTTTCCTTGAATCTCTTCATAATGCTCCAGTGTTGACTCATGGCGACTTCCTACATTGTTGTTGTcgctatttatttcatttgtgaatGGCTTTCCGTAAAACATCCCAAAGCAATTGAACGATAAAAATACAAACCATAAAAGCATATCTAAAAACTAGGAGAGTCTCGAGACAAGGACAGCAGATGGGAATACTGTTAAGTCAGTGAAGAGGATGAATAAGAGGGAAGGCTTCTATCCATATCCTTCCTTTGAATCCTAAACCCCAGTATGCACTGTCAGGACATTGTGTGGTGTTGCCACAATGACCTAGTAGGCAGGGCATTGTCCAAAGGCTTATGATGCAGCCACCTCTCTGAAACTAAAGCAGGTCTGCTTCTGATGGGTCCCCAGCTTGATTCCTCACCCTGGCATGCACACATGGGGTTATACTCAAGGAGCTGGCGATCCAAGCTGGTGCAGTGAGCCACCTTACTAGACTTGAACCTTGGTTCAAAGCGAGCACAGCAAAGAGCTTGTAGCTCTGAGCAAGTAACATTGTCCTGCGCTTCTCTTCTTTGTGTGTAAAATGAGAGGATCCCTTCGCCTCGCAGTCTGGTTGAGGGTGATGAACTCTGAGTCTTGGGTGCATAGATTTGGAGGGAAGTTGCATTGATCTTGATGGAACTGACTTCCAAGCATTAATTATTCAGGTCTGCAGTCCCTACTATTAAAAGGATGAGGCAGCTCGAGGAATTTGTAATCCATTTCAATTTAGGCTCCCTGACAAGGCCGTTGGCTTCGCGAGCCCCCGAATCAGCCACGGTTCCTCACTGCTGCACTTGATCCATAGCTTTCTCTTCCGATTTGTCTAATCTTaatgtgttttgttctttaaCAGAGATTGGGCTTCTTTTTGGGGCTGTGCGAGGATTACCCTGCGGGAGTTCCTCTGGGCTGTAAATCAGGGGGCAGGGTCTCCATCTTGCGGGCAAATCTTGGCTCACCAGGTGGTCTCGAGCTGGCTTGCGAGggtgttttccccaaaccatgcccacccacccacccacttgtgACGTAATCTGGTGGGTGTGTGGCTGTGATAAACCCTGATGGGGCATTCATGTTCCTAGCGGTGAACAGCAGCAGGCAGCCCAAACAGCAGGAtgttaaatcctgctcagtttggcaGGACCCCATGCAAACCACTTCCTGATTCAGGGGCATGTGTGTATCAGACGcttctggtgaagtacaatagcAACCTTGTAAAATAAACAGTTttgggctttcccccctcccccctgttTCCCCTTCTGCACgggttctgtttcttttttatttttgtcttttgTTGTGTCTCACCATGTCTGATGCAcatatgtactttttgaactttcaataaagatgtttattaataacaataataataataaagatctgGCCGGTGGAGCCCAAAATTCCCTACCTCCACTGTAGATAATGTGCTCAAAGCAGGTGGTTCAGTTAATGCTGCTTGTAGCTTGGTTTTTCAGATATGTCTTGCTTTTATCGCAATTCCCATTTAAGGGGAGGGTCTTTCCTAGTTGGGGCTTGATGCTACGCCATCCATTCCTTCTGCCACACAAGTTCATCGGtctcttaaaatgttttatttagttTGGTTGGCTATGGCAGAAGGAGGAGAGTTGTGCCTTCCAGGGCCTTTCCGGCTTAGCAAGGCGATCTGCTTCCCAGCTTCTCTGCAGCCCCTTTCTGCTTTAAACATAGCTACAAAGGATGACTTGGTTGCTCTCTCCCTTTGTTTCGCACAGAAGCCAAAAGATGGAGGACCCCCACTTGTGCCCAGAAGGAAGCCAGTGCCTTCAGGCTAGCAGGTGTATCTTGCAGCTTCCAGAGGTGAGAAATAAAACATAGGGTAAAGCTATGTTTTCCTCATTCTTCCCTTACAGGTAGTGGAAGGATCCTGTCCCCCACCTAGAATTAGGCAAATTTCCTTCTGTTGCACAAAGGCAGAATGATTACATTCCAACTTGCTTCGTTGGGATGGGATCTGCCCAAAAGCCAGCTTCACCCGTCCTTcctaatttaaaaaatcagtatgTGACAGTCTTCCTCGCTGTATTCCCACCTCCTCTTGTGTCTCTTAGATTCATGTAGGCCAGTTTCATGTCCCTTTCTATTCccagggcaaagccactgtgtGGCAACAGGAGGAGTGTTTTTGTGGGCAATCAGTTCCTTCCAAAATAGCAGCCTATATTTCAGCTTTCAGAGAATCCTGTAGTTATGGGTAGGAAGCCAGGTTCATAGAAATCCCCAAGATGCAAATTCCACCTGTCTGAGCATAATCCCCAGTTAAAAATCACATTTGATGGACACAGAGACAAGgagtgggggcaggaggagattCAAGACCCTGTAAATTGATTTTGCCCCCTAATCATGCTATACATTTGATGGGTAGGTTGTTTGGAATCCCAAAATTGACTATAGCTTTTAATGGATGAAAAATGACTTTTCAGTTCTTCAGCTTAGGACAAAGCAAGGGGTGCCGGAGGGAGGtggaatgggaagaggaggttaaACAGAACTAATTTGTCCAACCTATTTCTAGGAGGTGgcgatggggtggggtgggggtgggataccACTAATAGCAGGGATCCAATGAGGGAAGACTTTCAGGTGGCAGTTTCAGGAACTGCCTCCCTGGGTGGTCCCTATGCAAACTGGGAAGTACCGAAATTTGGAACCAGGACATCTTCCCTGTGGCCAGAGAGATGCATTTGACAGATAAAGATAAGGCATGAATTTCTCTAGAGGAAACGCCTTCTGCTTGTGTTGGACCTGACCTTTACGGAATTGGAATTGTCAGCAGGCAGAAAGCAGGTGAGGTAGTTTGCAGGCTGTCTTAAGTGAGAGGCTCAGTGATGTCTGGCAGATAGTTTGAGCTAGGGGTGAGAAATCTCAGCCATGGGGAACCAGGACTGTTCCCTAATCCATTTAACCTCTCACCCTCCAGCCAGGCAGCCCTCCTGTCAATCATGTGACATcgcctaggccacacccctctacTGGCCATAGCATTGACAGCTTTACTTGGCTGGAATGAGCCCTCGAACTGTGATAACAGCCATTttagaaaataaacaaacagtgCTTTCTCAGTGAAGTGTTTCAGAAGAGAACAACTTGAAGTGGAGCCCTAACTAGGATGAACACCAGCTCTTTCTGGTATGTCGGGCTACGTGACCATGGAGGAAAAGACCCCTAGCTGCTCAGACCTAGCCTTTGTCAGCATGTCTCTTTCATCTTTCCTGCTTTCTCTGCAGGATACGGAAGGCTTCTTGGCTGTGGACAGCGAGGAGTACGAAGTGATGCCAGTGGAAGTGAAGCTGCTGCCCAGGAAACTCCGGTTTTTCTGCGATGCCAGAAAAAAAGAGCAAATGCTTCAAGGCGCATCCTAGCGAAGGCTGCTGCCGCCAGCCAACCGTGTGAACTTCAAAACGATGCTCTCCGGCTCCTGGTTGGCAGGCTGGCGTTTGCATCTGATAAGGCCCGCAGGCATGTCAGGTGCCAAAGACGACACATATGGAAAGGGTCTCTGAAAAGGGGGTTAAATTGGTTAAGTTTAAAGAACTGCAGCTGGAAAATTTGCATGCCTTTCCTCGAGTACAATGAAAGACTTTGTTTTATTGCAGACTGACCAGTGCTTTGTGTGTAAGTAGCTGGATCTCAGAGTTCTAAATTCCCTGCCTTGGAAATGTTCGGGTAGAAATCCATACATATTTATTTGGGTCTCGTTTGGCCATTTCTTGAGGGAAGAATGGCTTTCCCCTACTCTCAGAATTGCTATTTTCAGCAGAAGCGCTGTTTCAGCTGTTTGGCATTATGCACATCTTTTTTTCCCAAGGAGGTGACACACTTAACAAAGgaaatgaagtggggggggggggttagtctgAATACTTAAAATGCACACAATCCAAGTTGACTATGCACTTTTCTTAGAGAGAAGCCGTAGCGATGGAAAGATGCATCTCAAAATGAGTGTGCATTGCCTATGGTCAAGGTGCTGTTATGCCAAGCTATGATGATTAGCAGCTCTCCAGCTTATAGCAGAGGTGGTTTCCATTCCTGATATTAAATATAAAATTAAGATGCCTCCGATAATGCAGGTAGAACACAGACCTCATGGCAAATAACTGTTGAAAGTATCATTCCTCCACAAAGAACTCTAACCCAACGTGATGGCATtcactgcatcttgtgggagCTATTGCCATAGTTTAAACCCCTGTGCGAACTACTTTCCTTTgggctgtcctgaatcttccagcatccaGCTTCAATCATGAGGGAGAAAAACACTTCTGTATCTTTCTTCacgctataaaggtaaaggtacccctgcccgtgcgggccagtcttgccagactctagggttgtgcgctcatctcactctataggccgggagccagcgctgtccgcagacacttccgggtcacgtggccagcgtgacaagctgcatctggcgagccagcgcagcatacggaacaccatttaccttcccgctggtaagcggtccctatttatctacttgcacccgggggtgctttcgaattgctaggttggcaggcgctgggaccgaatgacgggagcgcaccccgccgcggggattcgaaccaccgaccatgcgatcagcaagtcctaggcactgaggttttacccacagcgccacccgcgtcccttcttcaCGCTATACACATCTATTATAACTCCTCTTactcatatattcagtaaactAAAGAAACAACAAGAAGGCTGTAACCTTTCCTTATTTAGGAGCGATACTCCACCCCATTGATcattttagttgcccttttcTAGCTTTTTGAAGTGAGATGACCAGAATTATAGTGTGTTCCAGAAATATTCACTGTGTACCACAAGCTCTTTGCTGGTCCCTGGTATGAGGTGGGAGCCTTGAACCCCTCAATCACATTTGTAAGGAAATTAATCACCAGCTCCCTGGCCAAGAAGGGCTTGGCCATGTCACTGATTCCCAAGACAAAATACATTCATGTTCTCCCATTACTAACATAAAAAGCCTCAGAACATATCTCTATATTAGAAAGAAGTATCTCATTACAGTTGTCCCATAAAGCGCTTTCAGAATAATTGGCACGCACAAAAGGCTGTATGTGTTAAAAGTGAACTTTAATAGAGTAAAAAAAGTCCATTATAGTATGTACATGAGTCCCTCTCGGGCTCCACATAAGCAGTGGCAATCCACAAACTTCGTGCTTTCCTTCTTGTGGGAAAATGAAGAAAGCCACAGGTACAATTGACACCGCTAAAGGAAGGTGCGTGGTCACAGCTTAGTGAGGAGAGGCTAGCTGCCGATCAAATCAGATTCACACTTCATCAGAGATATTAG
This region includes:
- the AGK gene encoding acylglycerol kinase, mitochondrial isoform X1, which codes for MVRAGESPNNRWRATGCPLTGIDHVKCSSMLFLCIRVPCKVCCRVKHKHGQGYQNVSHTQKSLEEDHCWGLPAHLGRKLAVWKTLVFGNQILPSSMQIKKATVFLNPAACKGKARSLFEKNAAPILHLSGLDVTVVKTDYEGQAKKLLELMENTDMIIVAGGDGTLQEVITGLLRRVDEAAFSKIPIGFIPLGKTSTLSHTLYPESANQVQHITDATLSILKGETIPLDVLQIKGNKDQPVFAVTGLRWGSYRDAGAKVSKYWYLGPLKIKAAHFFNTLKEWPQKHLASLSYLDPTPRPPEEPEQKTPRPPLYIRLYKRLAHYWTPVPKEIPKEVTPEAWREMQLSAIEFSVTTQNRHLDLKRTEDFMNICIEPDSISKGEYIKRGSQKMEDPHLCPEGSQCLQASRCILQLPEDTEGFLAVDSEEYEVMPVEVKLLPRKLRFFCDARKKEQMLQGAS
- the AGK gene encoding acylglycerol kinase, mitochondrial isoform X3 — encoded protein: MAKVIKMFHTLRNHWKKTTAGACLLTWGGNWLYGKHCDNLLRRAACQEAQVFGNQILPSSMQIKKATVFLNPAACKGKARSLFEKNAAPILHLSGLDVTVVKTDYEGQAKKLLELMENTDMIIVAGGDGTLQEVITGLLRRVDEAAFSKIPIGFIPLGKTSTLSHTLYPESANQVQHITDATLSILKGETIPLDVLQIKGNKDQPVFAVTGLRWGSYRDAGAKVSKYWYLGPLKIKAAHFFNTLKEWPQKHLASLSYLDPTPRPPEEPEQKTPRPPLYIRLYKRLAHYWTPVPKEIPKEVTPEAWREMQLSAIEFSVTTQNRHLDLKRTEDFMNICIEPDSISKGEYIKRGSQKMEDPHLCPEGSQCLQASRCILQLPEDTEGFLAVDSEEYEVMPVEVKLLPRKLRFFCDARKKEQMLQGAS
- the AGK gene encoding acylglycerol kinase, mitochondrial isoform X2 — its product is MLFLCIRVPCKVCCRVKHKHGQGYQNVSHTQKSLEEDHCWGLPAHLGRKLAVWKTLVFGNQILPSSMQIKKATVFLNPAACKGKARSLFEKNAAPILHLSGLDVTVVKTDYEGQAKKLLELMENTDMIIVAGGDGTLQEVITGLLRRVDEAAFSKIPIGFIPLGKTSTLSHTLYPESANQVQHITDATLSILKGETIPLDVLQIKGNKDQPVFAVTGLRWGSYRDAGAKVSKYWYLGPLKIKAAHFFNTLKEWPQKHLASLSYLDPTPRPPEEPEQKTPRPPLYIRLYKRLAHYWTPVPKEIPKEVTPEAWREMQLSAIEFSVTTQNRHLDLKRTEDFMNICIEPDSISKGEYIKRGSQKMEDPHLCPEGSQCLQASRCILQLPEDTEGFLAVDSEEYEVMPVEVKLLPRKLRFFCDARKKEQMLQGAS